A genome region from Populus alba chromosome 3, ASM523922v2, whole genome shotgun sequence includes the following:
- the LOC118035233 gene encoding F-box protein CPR1: MWLLKFWRRDFRESGAEEAEAPLTMEGLDEEEDLALIERKRWRSWVRPREGWHGGGDFEQLPSKIDIKMTGMPKDSITKDMVMQILLKLPVKSILRFRCASKSWNSLITSPGFMKNHLDKAKQLLLLRTENPVVSYSLHLDNDRVDMCSRLEFPIPNEAGLFDFIGCCNGVACLSSQYLQIDSSRRLVLWNPSIRKTLDLPAPSSWAAIDKTLLGLGYDAQSDDYKVARVVRLKGPEYADERPFAFQFYSLNSGSWNENADVSSSLANEDTLRSITLHGFGNPAIVNGVIHWLLHPRENNGMLALSFDLSNNSFGELMLPECFDPTERMAAMSISVFKDSLSFNVLKDYGGNYVCEVWLMNQYGARESWDKQYRIEMLDIARPVVFRISLYLIDQTRPGSKRLLDLQQLVELSKRTKEALERFLGMNR; encoded by the exons atgtggtTGTTAAAGTTTTGGAGGCGTGATTTTAGGGAATCGGGCGCGGAGGAGGCAGAGGCGCCATTGACGATGGAGGGATTGGACGAGGAGGAGGATTTAGCTTTGATTGAGA GGAAGAGGTGGCGGAGCTGGGTGAGGCCCCGTGAGGGTTGGCACGGCGGTGGTGATTTTGAG CAACTGCCTTCCAAGATAGACATCAAGATGACAGGAATGCCGAAGGATTCTATTACGAAAGATATGGTGATGCAGATTCTCTTAAAATTACCCGTCAAATCTATATTGAGATTCAGGTGTGCATCAAAATCATGGAACTCCCTCATTACTAGCCCTGGATTCATGAAGAACCATCTGGACAAAGCCAAGCAACTGCTTCTCCTTCGAACCGAAAATCCTGTAGTATCTTACTCTTTGCATCTTGATAATGATCGTGTAGATATGTGCTCACGTTTGGAGTTTCCTATTCCAAATGAAGCTGgtctttttgattttattggcTGTTGTAATGGAGTTGCATGTCTTTCGAGTCAATATCTCCAAATCGATAGCAGCAGAAGACTCGTCTTGTGGAACCCATCAATTAGAAAAACTTTGGATCTTCCAGCTCCGAGTTCATGGGCTGCCATTGACAAGACTTTATTGGGCCTTGGCTATGATGCACAAAGTGACGACTATAAGGTTGCCAGGGTTGTGAGGCTAAAAGGCCCAGAATATGCGGACGAGCGTCcatttgcttttcaattttactcGCTCAATTCAGGATCTTGGAATGAAAACGCTGATGTCAGCAGTAGTCTTGCGAATGAAGATACTTTGCGCAGCATCACCCTACATGGCTTTGGCAATCCGGCCATTGTAAATGGGGTCATTCACTGGCTTCTACATCCTAGAGAAAATAACGGTATGCTGGCACTATCCTTTGATTTAAGCAATAATTCATTCGGAGAGTTAATGCTGCCTGAATGTTTCGATCCGACGGAACGGATGGCGGCGATGTCCATTTCAGTGTTCAAGGACTCTCTTTCTTTCAATGTCCTTAAGGATTATGGCGGAAATTATGTTTGTGAGGTATGGTTGATGAACCAATACGGTGCGAGGGAATCATGGGACAAACAATACCGGATTGAAATGCTCGATATAGCAAGGCCGGTGGTTTTTAGGA TCTCGCTTTACTTGATAGATCAAACTAGACCCGGTAGCAAAAG GCTGCTGGACCTGCAACAACTAGTGGAGCTTAGTAAAAGAACAAAAGAGGCACTTGAGAG GTTTCTGGGCATGAACAGATGA
- the LOC118034612 gene encoding uncharacterized protein → MLALTRGFNLNWKLFSNSNLSKTLIPSLITLPLMAATRPSVSSPTYSTGSPVNVPLKHVGTHNGSFHCDEALGCFMIRLTSKYSNAEIVRSRDPQVLEGLDAVLDVGGVYDPSRDRYDHHQKGFGEVFGHGFSTKLSSAGLVYKHFGKEIIAKELQVDEGHPDVHRLFLAVYKSFMEAIDAIDNGINQYDTDQPPKYVNNTHLSSRVGKFNLDWTDPDQSPKKENEAFERAMALAGSEFLDNVRFHAKSWLPARSIVMECLTTRFDVDPSGEIMVLKTFCPWKLHLFELEGELKIDPLVKYVLYQDDRSKQWRVQAVAKSPDSFESRKPLPAQWRGLRDDDLSRESQIPGGVFVHMSGFIGGNQSFEGALAMAGAALKL, encoded by the exons ATGTTGGCACTGACAAGAGGGTTTAATCTCAACTGGAAGCTATTCTCCAACTCCAACCTCTCTAAAACCCTAATTCCTTCTCTCATTACACTCCCTCTCATGGCAGCCACGCGTCCTTCAGTTTCTTCTCCTACTTACTCCACTGGATCTCCTGTTAACGTGCCCCTAAAGCACGTGGGCACACACAATGGCAGCTTTCACTGTGACGAGGCTCTTGGCTGCTTCATGATTCGCCTCACTAGCAAGTATTCCAATGCTGAAATTGTACGAAGCCGCGACCCGCAG GTATTGGAGGGTCTTGATGCCGTGCTTGATGTTGGAGGCGTGTATGATCCAAGTCGTGACCGGTATGATCACCATCAAAAGGGTTTTGGGGAGGTTTTTGGACATGGGTTCTCTACCAAGCTTAGCAGTGCTGGACTTGTGTATAAG cACTTTGGAAAGGAGATTATAGCCAAGGAGCTTCAAGTGGATGAAGGTCATCCAGATGTGCACCGCTTGTTCTTGGCTGTTTACAAGAGCTTTATGGAG GCAATCGATGCCATTGACAATGGAATCAATCAATATGATACAGACCAGCCTCCAAAATATGTGAATAACACACATTTGTCTTCAAGAGTTGGGAAATTCAATTTGGATTGGACAGATCCTGATCAATCACCTAAGAAGGAGAATGAGGCATTTGAACGAGCAATGGCTCTCGCTGGCAGTGAGTTTTTAGAT AATGTTCGCTTTCATGCAAAATCTTGGTTACCAGCTCGATCAATTGTAATGGAATGTCTCACAACTAgatttgatgttgatcctagtgGTGAAATTATGGTCTTGAAAACATTTTGCCCT TGGAAACTTCACTTGTTTGAGCTTGAGGGTGAACTGAAGATTGATCCTTTGGTTAAATATGTTCTCTATCAG GATGACAGGAGCAAACAGTGGCGAGTGCAGGCAGTTGCAAAATCACCTGACAGTTTTGAGAGCCGGAAGCCTCTCCCAGCTCAGTGGCGAGGTCTGAGGGATGATGACCTGTCGAGGGAGTCTCAAATCCCTGGTGGTGTTTTTGTCCACATGAGTGGGTTCATTGGTGGGAATCAAAGCTTTGAGGGGGCTCTGGCCATGGCAGGAGCTGCATTGAAACTTTAA